A single region of the bacterium genome encodes:
- a CDS encoding FtsX-like permease family protein: GLAERFGFTVGQQITLRGTIYPGRWDFTVRGIARSTSPDLDTNWLLFSWDYLNERMGNPGLVGVYTVLIDDPTRAAAVSTAIDAGFANSAAETKTETEKAFQLGFITMLGNIRLVIYAPGTAIVIAILLVAMNTMMMAARERTREIAILKAIGFTDRTVLGLVLAESMLLGLTGGLLGAGLARVVFDLTDFTAGGFFPNFSVTGGTIARALAIAAFLGLVSGAVPALSAARLKIVDALRHAG; this comes from the coding sequence GGGGCTGGCCGAGCGCTTCGGCTTCACCGTTGGCCAGCAGATCACCTTGCGCGGCACGATCTACCCGGGGCGATGGGATTTCACGGTGCGCGGCATCGCGCGCAGCACTTCGCCCGACCTCGACACGAACTGGCTGCTCTTCTCCTGGGACTACCTGAACGAGCGCATGGGCAACCCCGGCCTCGTCGGCGTCTACACGGTGCTGATCGACGACCCGACGCGCGCGGCGGCCGTCTCGACGGCCATCGATGCCGGCTTCGCCAACAGCGCCGCCGAGACCAAGACCGAGACCGAGAAGGCCTTCCAGCTCGGTTTCATCACGATGCTCGGCAACATCCGCCTCGTGATCTACGCCCCCGGCACCGCGATCGTGATCGCCATCCTGCTCGTCGCGATGAACACGATGATGATGGCCGCCCGCGAGCGGACGCGGGAGATCGCCATCCTCAAGGCGATCGGCTTCACGGATCGCACTGTGCTCGGTCTCGTGCTGGCCGAGTCGATGCTGCTCGGCCTGACCGGTGGCCTGCTCGGCGCCGGGCTCGCACGGGTCGTCTTCGACCTCACGGACTTCACGGCGGGCGGCTTCTTCCCTAACTTCAGCGTCACCGGCGGCACCATCGCGCGCGCCTTGGCGATCGCCGCCTTCCTCGGCCTCGTCAGCGGCGCCGTGCCCGCGCTGAGCGCGGCACGATTGAAGATCGTCGACGCCCTGCGCCACGCGGGCTAG
- a CDS encoding ABC transporter ATP-binding protein: MTPSLLATRDLARHYRRGPQTVRALDGVSFELARGEFLAVLGASGSGKSTLLNLLAGLDTPSAGEIALEGRRLDGLSRRELAAYRSERVGMIFQAFNLLPQYTALENVALALLFGRRAARERRAAAGAMLERLGLGDRLEHRPGDLSGGEQQRVAVARALVKRPEILFADEPTGNLDRENSEQLGRLLGELVAGGQTLVLVTHDRALAERLAQRLLRLDYGRIAEVWQPVREARP, encoded by the coding sequence ATGACGCCCAGCCTGCTCGCGACCCGCGATCTCGCGCGCCACTACCGGCGCGGCCCGCAGACGGTGCGCGCACTGGACGGCGTCAGTTTCGAGCTGGCGCGCGGCGAGTTCCTCGCCGTGCTCGGCGCCTCGGGCTCGGGCAAGTCGACGCTGCTCAATCTGCTCGCCGGACTCGACACGCCCAGCGCCGGCGAGATTGCGCTCGAGGGCCGCCGTTTGGACGGGCTCTCGCGCCGCGAGCTGGCTGCCTACCGGTCCGAGCGCGTGGGGATGATCTTCCAGGCCTTCAACCTGCTGCCCCAGTACACGGCGCTCGAGAACGTCGCGCTCGCCCTCCTCTTCGGCCGCCGCGCCGCCCGCGAGCGGCGCGCCGCCGCGGGGGCGATGCTCGAGCGCCTGGGCCTCGGCGATCGCCTCGAGCACCGCCCCGGCGATCTCTCGGGCGGCGAGCAGCAGCGCGTGGCCGTGGCGCGCGCGCTCGTCAAGCGGCCGGAGATCCTCTTCGCCGACGAGCCGACCGGCAATCTCGACCGCGAGAACAGCGAACAGCTCGGCCGGCTGCTGGGCGAACTGGTGGCCGGGGGGCAGACCCTCGTCCTCGTCACGCACGACCGCGCGCTGGCCGAGCGCCTCGCCCAGCGATTGCTGCGGCTGGACTACGGCCGCATCGCCGAGGTCTGGCAGCCCGTCCGCGAGGCGAGGCCATGA
- a CDS encoding ABC transporter permease has product MAIPLAYNLRNLRVRKAATLMTAGGIALVVAVLVLTLALASGFQRTLVATGRADNLHALRTGATSEIESGIARDVARVMLADEAVARQADGQPIASAECVVLTTLARRGSQTTSNVSVRGVGPGARALRPELRLVAGRYFNAGQDEVVVGRGAADRFRGAGLGESLRFGARDWRVVGVFEAAGSAFESEIWGDAELLMPAFDRDGYSSLTLRLADPGRFATAKARLEADPRLRVDLRRESDFYAAQSQQLAGLLRGLGFFLVVVMAFGAVFGALNTMYAAVGARAKEIGTLLAIGFRPWQVMTSFLFESLLISLAGGLLGCLLALPIHGVSTGTTNWSSFSEVAFRFRITPGILLTGLIASLALGLIGGWFPARSAARRVIAEALRS; this is encoded by the coding sequence ATGGCCATCCCGCTCGCCTACAACCTGCGCAACCTGCGCGTGCGCAAGGCGGCCACCCTGATGACGGCCGGGGGCATCGCGCTCGTCGTCGCCGTGCTCGTGCTGACGCTCGCGCTCGCCAGCGGCTTCCAGCGGACCCTCGTCGCCACCGGCCGCGCCGACAACCTGCACGCCCTGCGGACAGGCGCCACGAGCGAGATCGAGTCGGGGATCGCGCGCGATGTGGCCCGCGTGATGCTCGCCGACGAGGCCGTCGCTCGCCAGGCGGACGGCCAGCCGATCGCGAGCGCGGAGTGCGTCGTGCTGACCACGCTCGCGCGCCGGGGATCGCAGACGACCTCCAATGTCAGCGTGCGCGGGGTCGGGCCGGGTGCGCGGGCGCTGCGGCCGGAGCTGCGCCTGGTCGCCGGCCGCTACTTCAACGCGGGGCAGGACGAGGTGGTGGTCGGCCGCGGCGCCGCCGACCGCTTCCGCGGGGCCGGGCTCGGCGAGAGTCTGCGCTTCGGCGCCCGCGACTGGCGCGTGGTGGGCGTCTTCGAAGCCGCGGGCAGCGCCTTCGAATCCGAGATCTGGGGCGACGCCGAACTCCTGATGCCCGCCTTCGACCGCGACGGCTACTCCTCGCTCACGCTGCGCCTGGCCGATCCCGGCCGCTTCGCGACCGCGAAGGCGCGTCTGGAGGCCGACCCGCGCCTGCGCGTCGACCTGCGCCGCGAGTCGGACTTCTACGCGGCGCAGTCGCAGCAGCTCGCCGGGCTCCTGCGCGGCCTCGGCTTCTTCCTCGTCGTCGTGATGGCCTTCGGCGCCGTCTTCGGCGCGCTGAACACGATGTACGCCGCCGTCGGCGCGCGGGCAAAGGAGATCGGCACCCTGCTCGCCATCGGCTTTCGGCCCTGGCAGGTGATGACGAGCTTCCTCTTCGAGTCGCTGCTCATCTCGCTCGCGGGGGGGTTGCTCGGCTGTCTGCTCGCGCTGCCCATCCACGGCGTCTCGACGGGCACCACCAACTGGTCGAGCTTCAGCGAGGTGGCCTTCCGCTTCCGCATCACGCCGGGGATCCTGCTCACCGGGCTCATCGCTTCGCTCGCGCTCGGCCTGATCGGCGGCTGGTTCCCGGCGCGCAGCGCCGCTCGGCGCGTGATCGCCGAGGCGCTGCGCAGCTAG
- a CDS encoding SPFH domain-containing protein produces the protein MSAERIRGALSGYPMLLVMFALLAGAVWSLVNAIRLESSPLLLLFFPLLILAFLSMAGFFVVNPNDARVLVLFGTYKGTVKRNGFYWANPFFTKRKITLRARNLNGERIKVNDAAGNPIEIAVVLVWQVAETYKACFEVDDYEHYVVVQSEAAVRHMAGAYPYDTFSDEDDQGLTLRGGKDAVADVLERELGERFARAGIQVIEARISHLAYAPEIAEAMLRRQQATAVVAARSQIVEGAVSMVEMALERLSARHIVELDEERKAAMVSNLMVVLCSENAAAPVVNAGSLYH, from the coding sequence ATGTCCGCCGAACGAATCCGCGGCGCCCTTTCCGGCTACCCGATGCTGCTCGTCATGTTCGCCCTGCTGGCCGGGGCGGTCTGGAGCTTGGTCAACGCGATTCGCCTGGAGAGCTCGCCCCTGCTCCTGCTCTTCTTCCCGCTCCTCATCCTGGCCTTCCTGAGCATGGCCGGCTTCTTCGTCGTCAATCCGAACGACGCGCGCGTGCTGGTGCTCTTCGGCACCTACAAGGGAACGGTGAAGCGGAACGGCTTCTACTGGGCGAATCCCTTCTTCACCAAGCGCAAGATCACGCTGCGGGCGCGCAACCTGAACGGCGAGCGCATCAAGGTGAACGACGCGGCGGGCAACCCGATCGAGATCGCCGTCGTGCTCGTCTGGCAGGTTGCCGAGACCTACAAGGCCTGCTTCGAGGTCGACGACTACGAGCACTACGTCGTCGTCCAGAGCGAGGCGGCCGTGCGGCACATGGCCGGCGCCTACCCCTACGACACCTTCAGCGACGAGGACGACCAGGGCCTGACCCTGCGCGGCGGCAAGGACGCGGTGGCCGACGTGCTCGAGCGCGAACTCGGCGAGCGCTTCGCGCGGGCCGGCATCCAGGTGATCGAGGCCCGCATCAGCCACCTGGCCTACGCGCCGGAGATCGCCGAGGCGATGCTGCGCCGGCAGCAGGCGACGGCCGTCGTCGCCGCCCGCAGCCAGATCGTCGAGGGCGCGGTGAGCATGGTGGAGATGGCCCTGGAGCGCCTGAGCGCGCGCCACATCGTCGAGCTGGACGAGGAGCGCAAGGCCGCGATGGTGAGCAACCTGATGGTGGTTCTGTGCAGCGAGAACGCCGCGGCGCCGGTCGTCAACGCCGGCTCGCTCTACCACTAG
- a CDS encoding glutaminyl-peptide cyclotransferase: protein MRCPTRLPALLLLLLLPAASCSEETVGGGEPAAVWTVRVLASYPHDPAAFTQGLVIAQGQLYESTGLHGQSTLRRVEVATGAVLDGVSLDDADFGEGLAYLPDGDRLAQLTWTSNRGLVYARDTLEQVAEFSYAGEGWGLAFDPTRQRLIMSDGTATLRFLDPASFAELGRVEVREGGRRVGMLNELEVVAGTLYANVLPTSRIARIDPETGRLEAWIDCSALRPAGLPPAAALNGIAYDPAGERFLLTGKLWPTLYAVEFLPPSSAR, encoded by the coding sequence ATGCGCTGCCCCACTCGCCTGCCCGCGCTTCTCCTGCTGCTCCTCCTACCGGCCGCCTCCTGCTCGGAGGAGACCGTGGGCGGCGGCGAGCCGGCGGCCGTCTGGACCGTTCGCGTGCTGGCGAGCTATCCCCACGATCCAGCGGCATTCACGCAGGGTCTCGTCATCGCCCAAGGGCAGCTCTACGAGAGCACGGGCCTGCACGGGCAGTCGACCCTGCGCCGAGTCGAGGTCGCGACGGGGGCCGTCCTCGACGGGGTCAGCCTCGACGACGCGGACTTCGGCGAGGGCCTCGCCTACCTGCCTGACGGCGACCGCCTCGCGCAGCTCACCTGGACCTCGAACCGCGGCCTCGTCTACGCGCGCGACACGCTCGAGCAGGTGGCCGAGTTCAGCTACGCGGGCGAGGGCTGGGGTCTCGCCTTTGACCCGACTCGCCAGCGGCTGATCATGAGCGATGGCACGGCGACCCTGCGCTTCCTCGATCCGGCGAGCTTCGCCGAGCTGGGTCGCGTCGAGGTGCGCGAGGGCGGCCGGCGCGTCGGCATGCTGAACGAGCTGGAAGTCGTGGCCGGCACGCTCTACGCGAACGTGCTGCCGACGAGTCGCATCGCGCGCATCGATCCCGAGACCGGCCGCCTCGAGGCCTGGATCGACTGCAGCGCCCTGCGCCCCGCCGGCCTGCCGCCCGCCGCTGCGCTCAACGGGATCGCCTACGACCCGGCCGGGGAGCGCTTCCTGCTGACCGGAAAACTCTGGCCGACGCTCTACGCCGTCGAGTTCCTGCCGCCCAGCTCCGCGCGCTAA